The nucleotide sequence CCGCaggaaatatgtgaaaataacgGCAAACAGGCGTCCATAGCATACCCTAATGATACAACTTGTACAAAGTaagcaatttaatttatttttctgacttATATTCTTAAAATGAGTTGCCAAATTTCAGATACATAGTTTGTTCAAAGCCGGGATCCACATGGATTGCTAAGGAAAGTACTTGTGCAGATGGTAAATGGTTTGATCCAACTACAGCGAAGTGTTCCGCAACATATGTATGTCCCTCATAGAAGTACCGCTCAATTTAAGCAAAGAGAGAACTCTTGTTTTTctaatcattttttgtttgtttctgcaAGGTAATTGTAAAGTTTTGTTCGCAGGTTGCTTAACCActcgtttttaataaaaagtattaattcattgaaattgaataaaatgcaaagaaccatcagcactaagtcacaaaatacattatattcAAACGATATACCCACAACAGAATCACACTGGCCGACTAACCGTCTaatagcatacatatgtatgtacatagatttGTTCCAATGAAAACGGAGTGAAAGTATGCTAtcgattaaaatgtttttatataatatttatgtaaggTCACTGAGTCGCCTTACACGATGGGATATACACCATGGTAATTTTCTGCTTATTGCAGATTCTTTATTTGATGGCTCCTAGCCCCGCTCAGCAAGACTTTCATTTTTTTGATGATCGCTAAAAATATGGTTTCAAAATAGAACTGAgtagttttttaattagttgaatattatttcttatttgaataaaaacacaactactagggcgggtcgatttaaaaatcgctcattgctctgtgaaaatcgtgctctagggatcaaaataagaaactttgccgaaggaaccatacctctaaaacgaattctgatgtcccccaatttgggtcgaacgaaaagtCCCACTTTGactcatttagagtgctccaatcgagtccaaatgtatgaccaacccccactaactttggacggccgatccacccatgccagtggcacaccccctggaactcccctggggggttccccatacaatcatttcaaaatatcaccatttttggcctttacatgagaaaagaaactaaaaagttcgacccaaattgggggacatcagaattcgttttagaggtatggttccttcggcaaagtttcttattttgatccctagaatatgattttcacacagcaatgggcgatttttttgcctccgcacaaatcgacccggcctaacaACTACACAAGGtgtagtccaaaataaacaagactgagctaaaatagaaatggcaggagctttgttctgttaacttcgagtttatttattcaaaatattacccTCTGACTTCGATACTcggttttgcgcgatctaaaagctttttggaaagagtgtttcaggtaaTTGACTGGAATCCGGAATACCCTGCAGGATGTCAATACAAGCCTTTTGTTTGGTCTCTACGGACCCAAAGcgttttcatggccaaatgcaattttccgaataggtaaaagtcacagagagccacatcaggtgaatacggtgagtgattgatggttaaaatgcgatttctagtcaaaaaatcagtcacaagagtggatcgatgagatggtgcataatcatgcaataagcgccagcttcctccttcgcggtattcagggcgaattcgacgaatgcggtGCAACAaaagcttcaaaacgccaagttACAAActtgcattgacggtttagcCCGTTGGCaagaactccttgtggacaattcccttggaaacgaaaaaacaaatgagcatcgacttaatttttgacttctccaaacgcgatttttttggtATTGGTTCGTCTGGAGCCTTCTATTCGGCACCTGACgctttcaggttcatgttggaaacagcacgttttatcaccagttacaatgttgtataATAAactctcgtcttttctcgcctctttaatgaggtctttggaaagttgaattctgagcaatttttggtcctcagttaactggTGCGTAATGAAACGTTtcataagcccaaatgatcagttgaaATGCAATTCATATTATGGGGATATTCAACAcctattccatgaatttcaacgatgatttcgattaatttttgataaatttacgaacgatttcgatggagttttcggtgattactgattttattGGGCCGGTAATGCTCTCACTGTCAATACTATTATAGACAATAGTTTCCATGCTTCCAGCAGTAACAAAGTCCAACCTGGAATCTCGGTTTTCGATCCATGTTTTATTATCTTTTGGTACCAGAATttaaattagattagatttttgATAAGTTAAATGGCAAGtcacatttatatttttgtcaaGCATTGCTTTTTggaaacacatttttatggTTTTCGTTTCAACCTTTGCTAAAACTTCTTTTACGAAATGTACTGCCTCTAAGAcatttatattgtaatattttagtcAAGCCAGTCTCTAAGCTTACCAAGATATGCCTAACTTAAAGGTTTTaataacacatttttaaatttcgaatcGCCCCTAGAACTAAAGGCTGGCAAACTGAAATCGATTACTAGGTAGAAAAACTATTTTGATATTCTTTAAACGAAAATCACGTGAGTGAGATGCTGCGTGgttcagaaaaaataatttctaatcATTGCGTAAACATAACGAAATATGTGCATGATGAAACATCACACCGGGGAGTCCCCTTATTCCATTTAGTAAACAAGTTAGTAAGTAAGTAATTGCTcactcacattttttatattttgaccGCCTATAAGGAGTTCGAAAATAGAAGTTTTGAAAAGAAATCTTCATATCTTTTGATATGATCTTCGCGTCCGTTCAACAAAGGTTTCtgtgtaaattttatgaaaactaaCTGTCCGCTTTTGGTCAAGAGGGTGTCTGCTTAAGACAGAGTAATTTGTTCCGAAATTTATACCAAAAACTTGGTATAAGAAAAAGTGTCCGCCCAATGGTCATACCCGTCTAATAGAGGTTTCCGTTGGGAGAGGTTTCATTGTAGATATAGAGTGAAACAGTTATATAtgtcgtatgtacatatggatagggtgtttttttaagagcttgagaacttaaagtgGTCATACaaagcagaaatattgttggaatacattttttcttttattacaatctggtaaataatttcatacaattaattttgtgaatatgatatccggcgtATACCCGCCGCGGATACGAGTTACATGATCTATTCGATTAGTCCAATTATTgagtactttttccaaaaaatctagCCGTATGGCGTCAAGGGTGGctggaatattgcaataaatcagtTGTTAAGTTCGCTCTATGGCGAGTTGCGTCGTCTTTTTGGGAGCAAATGTCGTCGATATTTAGTTGATTAACTTTTGAAAATTCAGTCAACATACATCAAAATACGGGGTCTCCTAATgattaaaaactatattttaattttttttttaatttttaaaataacggaccttcttttaatttttatatattttttttaactattttttaaataacggaTCTCCtaacaattcaaaaaaaaattttaatatttttgtaaacattttttaaataattcaaaaatattgtttatgttttttaaatattttttaaataaagtatctccttatgatttaaaaataatttaatttaattaattcttaatttaataatttttttttatagttttaaataaGAAGTCTCTCAGTAATGTAAATTCTAAttctaatttctaatttttctaataatttttaaataagaagtgctaataatttggaattagtttttacatttttttaactattttctaaataaaatagctcctaataatataaaaaaaacattttttaaattttttgaaacaatttctaaATAAGGGATCCCCTAATTTCAATTACTCCTTGCAGGAAACGAATTTAGATATTATTGCAGTAGATCTTCCttgttttatatgtatataataaaatcgGTATTTCTAAAAAAgaatcaaaatatatatttatgtttcatAAAGGATCTTAAAAGTGAAAGTTACCTCACAgaaattcgaaaatattaaaaaactagctgtacccggcgcgcgttgcaACGCcaacaagtaaaataaatttaagaaaaataactttaaagaaaaatgagtacacaaatattcaattcattctaaaccattttattgattttgtttatttcggaaaaatcggttgaacctggtagaagttgctactctgcagcgccacctggtggcaagTGGCAGCAATGAGCACATTCTACAAACcgtctccgtggaaaaatacatatatgatatataccaatttttataataatcggtccagtagtttttgagttcaggacatacagacaaacattcactTTTATATATATGCGTATAAAGATTTTCTAGAGGTTTAATTGCCCAAAAAACTTCTTTGTTGTGAaaccaaattatttatttcttgatattcccggtgccaaaaacaaaagcaaaataaaattgtggtaTTATACCCAAGGGGAAAGATATTGGAAGGCTACTTAATAAACTACCAAAGTTAGATAGGAAGAATTTCATTCGATAAGGATGAATACAGtacgaaataataaaatttctgcGAAAAGCAATCAATTTTTATGCGAAAGTTGagcgagaaaaaaattgttgggcTCACGGAACGAAATCTCCAAAATTGTGGtgtttatttgattaaaaaacactCGTCATTCACCGTAACGTCAACTTCTTCCtcgtttcgaaagaaataaagagCGATGATGCCACAATTTGGaaacgttgttctggcgttaaacggtTCGTGATGCATTACTAaaacttactgaacagaaatgtcaacgcCATTATCAGCTGTCAAGCCAtatttatcgatatcgatagttttcatgcagctaaaaaacagcCGATATTAGGTGGTTCAAAATTATACACCCTATTGTAAGATTTATAATTCTTGCAAATTAAACGTGTGGTATTTGGCATTTGTGACTAGAAAAGTAAAGGTCAAAATTTCCTTCATTCAAAGtaaccttttttatttagtaaaaaagttattcaaagagtgattttgcaccaccttgtttGTGTGTTGTAActtgattttattattgtatttatttcagtGATACGCATACATCtttataatatttcaataaaaaaaagattaacaaTCTACGGGGCGTTCTTTTTGGCATTTTCCAGTTGCTGCGTTAAAATAGTAGGAACAGCTATATTTCCAACCTAGATATTGACCGGATAGCATGTAACAATAAATGTAgctgcaaagaaaaaaagtgattagattgaaatgaaaaatggattgcGCGGTGTGCTTTAATGCAAAGCGTACACATTACAACATTACATGAGCCTGTTGAATAAAcgattgtatttaaaaaaaattaaaaaaaacatttaaaaaaaaattccaaaaaaaattaaaaactaaaaattaaaaaaaaaacgcgaaacaataaaataatctaaagaaataaaataaaatttcatcaattattattattgaacaaATTGAACTTAATTCCAGCATTTTGCGAAATGTTCAACATCACGAAAACGAGAATAATAAAGTTGGAGAATAAGTTTTCATACTATTATGCAaggtataaatatttcaattacttATTTTTCCAAGCAGCCGTTTGGAATCTGTGCACATCTCACATTAGGAGTctacttttaaataatttacacATATCAAGTGGGAGTTATTAGGGAGCTGTTAAATGGAGTTCAATTGGATTACTGGCTACTTGGAATGCAGACTTATAGCATTTTCTTAGaggggtaggtgaaatggttgaagtaccactgtGGCACTTCCCAAGCAGCCCTAAAGCGTCGTTTTGAGGCCTCCCAATGTTGTTGAAATGGAAAAGATTAAGGCGATTTAGGCTAGCACACTGCCTCAGGCTGTAGAGGAAAGGAACACCCATTCACCTCAACCATCTAGCTGCCACACCCAGACAGAGAGAGTGCTTAGCAGTTTCATTTTCTGAAAGGCCCCTACAGTTTTTGGAATGGGGCTTAAATGGGCTctttctattgtactggggccaaagggttttcgaaatggagctccatcttttctgcgcttttctgagaaataagttgcgcAATCCCccattaaggccggcgggccaattaaaaggtcaaaaaaatcgatttttttttttcctgaaatcaatagcttagatattcaagaacatgagacacaaattttcagagttaaattccaagtatttgcagagctacagagccgagcgcaGTGCGgtgtcgagcaaccgtgcgcttattgttgtagtgtatTGTTTCTGTGTACGTCTCTGTAAGTGTTTGTTTCTCCTCTGCTTCTTGCAGTAACGGtcgttttagtttagtttttctcTGACTCTCGACGAGTGTACAGAGGAAGGACTGCTATATGGTCCAGGAATAGCTGACTAGGAGATTATTGGTGTAAGTAATCacaaatgtataatttttcctATCGAaaactttgaagcgcgttttctcggcttttcattttcacgattttacctaatttatgtacacgattgcaaaaaaactaaacaagctatccatttcattcaaaatgctttatcttcagtattgttttctcttctatgtgaactaaaaaaaacatccaaaaactttttttaagcgacttttttacccagttgaagagtttttttttccttgaaaaaaaccactttttttcttacttccctaaaatttggaattttacgtgtttttcccaattttcttagttcacatcgaagataattacataaaaaattaataatcttttttttttttgttttcagatgaaaattgcaagttgtatcttgtacagaagttggatacttcagtggcaaggcgctctgggaatctattgataactcggcttacaatatattgttggagattgtaaacattttttttttttagttcaaatatatattaaactatccccaaaactatttggctaattgtttttttttctcatcctacaacgcttcgcgaaaactactgaatttaggacatctaattggcccgccggccttaacaacagtcaggtgTATGcattatttgagaaaattataCAGCTATCTATGTCTTTACTTACACAGAACACGTTGTATCACCATCAGGTCTGAAGTTGCCTGTTTTGCCCATATCAGCACAGAATGTATTCGGATCTGTTGGAGCTGCTGTCGTACTAGATGCTGTGCTTGTTGTTGGGATGGTGGTTGTGGTGGTTGTAGTTGCGGCTGTTGTGGATATTGTTGTTACGGTTGTTGAGTCGGTTGTTGTGGATGTTGTTGTGTCAGTTGTTCTAGCGGTTGTAGTATCAGTTGTGGAATCCGTTGTTGTGTCTGTCATTGTGTCTGTGGTTGTATCCGTTGTTGTGATCGTTGTTGTATCGATTGTTGTATCTGTCGTTGTGTCTGTTGTTGTGTCTGTTGTTGTATCGGTTGTTGTATTTGTCGTTGTGTCTGTTGTTGTATCTGTTGTTGTGTCTGTTGTTGTATCGGTTGTTGTATCAGTTTTTGTATCAGTTGCTGTTTCAGTTGTTCTTTCAGTTGTTGTGTCCGTTGTTGTGTCAGTTGTTGTATCGGTTGTAGTATCCGTTGTTTTATCCGTTGTTGTATCTGTCGTTGTGTCTGCTGTTGTATCGGTTGTTATGTCTGTTGTTGTATCCGTTGTTGTATCTGTCGTTGTGTCTGTTGTTGTATCGGTTGTTACGTCTGTTGTTGTATCCGTTGTTGTATCTGTCGTTGTGTCTGTTGTTATATCGGCTGTTGTGTCAGTTGTGGTGTCAGTTGTTATGACTGTTGTTGCATCCGTTGTTGTATCTGTCGTTGTGTCTGTTGTTGTATCGGTTGTTATGTCTGTTGTTGTATCCGTTGTTGTATCTGTCGTTGTGTCTGTTGTCGTATCGGTTGTTGTATCGGTTGTTGTGTCTGTTGTTATATCGGTTGTTGTGTCAGTTGTGGTGTCAGTTGTTGTGTCAGTTGTTGTATCACTTGTTGAGTCTGTTGTTGAGCCAGTTGATGTTGCAGCTGTCGTAGTATCGATGCTTCTTGGTATACACGATGgctatcaaaaatatattcaaagcaTTAATTGTCTTCTTTTTTACGTCTCGCAAAGATATATCACGTTCTTGATGGGAGAATGTCGTGTTttgtacaaacaaacaaaaaattatcgaaaccCAGACTTTAAAGTTGTCAATTTAGCAAAAATATACGCACATTTACTTCTATTGAGTTACTGTTAACAGATGCTGCTCATACTTCTTCCCACTCCATGACACAACTGACAGGCAATTTTGCATTCTTAActcaaacaattatttttggaGTATGACATTCTTCCTGCCAGCGAGTGATACTTATTATACAAATTAACGATACTCACCATTGAAGTTTGCGCGGATGAGCAAATTTGGGAATTGTTCAAATTGCACACATAACCAAGCGGACAATAATTAATTGAACTTTGTGCAGGTGTTTTGCCATCATAACAGAAAGCATAAATGGCCTCGTCGAGACAAGCGAAATTACTATTGACGGATGAACATTTTCCGCAACGATCCTCATAGCAAACAGGAACAGCACCTTGAGCGGTGGCCTGACAAATACTTTCTTCGGCTGTGCAAACCGTTCCCATGGGACAAGATGTACGTACAGTGGTAGATGTGTTGAAGCAAACTGTAAAATTTTGCTCATCCAAACAAGCGATGCCATTCGTAAAGCACTCATTACATTGACCCGTCAGTGCTGCGATGACATGGCGATGAATGATGGGAGCGAGCAGCTGTGAATGATCCACAATACACAACAATGTTCGTtttgagtttaaatttttttattaaataatttactttaaaatttttgcaaagtgctaaaataataaacttacGTAGAAAATCGCAATTAAAAAGAACCGTTTATTATGCGACATTTTAAATATACTCTGCTGCGCTGGTATGCTTTTGCTCTCACGTTAGTTTTCTATCtgttttgtagtttttgaatatttttcgatATTTAGGAACGCTAATGGACATTTGTCATTCTGTCAagtttttcacactttt is from Anastrepha ludens isolate Willacy chromosome 4, idAnaLude1.1, whole genome shotgun sequence and encodes:
- the LOC128861141 gene encoding mucin-2-like, producing the protein MSHNKRFFLIAIFYLLAPIIHRHVIAALTGQCNECFTNGIACLDEQNFTVCFNTSTTVRTSCPMGTVCTAEESICQATAQGAVPVCYEDRCGKCSSVNSNFACLDEAIYAFCYDGKTPAQSSINYCPLGYVCNLNNSQICSSAQTSMPSCIPRSIDTTTAATSTGSTTDSTSDTTTDTTTDTTTDTTTDITTDTTTDTTTDTTTDTTTDTTTDTTTDITTDTTTDTTTDTTTDATTVITTDTTTDTTADITTDTTTDTTTDTTTDVTTDTTTDTTTDTTTDTTTDITTDTTADTTTDTTTDKTTDTTTDTTTDTTTDTTTERTTETATDTKTDTTTDTTTDTTTDTTTDTTTNTTTDTTTDTTTDTTTDTTIDTTTITTTDTTTDTMTDTTTDSTTDTTTARTTDTTTSTTTDSTTVTTISTTAATTTTTTTIPTTSTASSTTAAPTDPNTFCADMGKTGNFRPDGDTTCSVYIYCYMLSGQYLGWKYSCSYYFNAATGKCQKERPVDC